A genomic window from Megalobrama amblycephala isolate DHTTF-2021 linkage group LG2, ASM1881202v1, whole genome shotgun sequence includes:
- the lrrc32 gene encoding transforming growth factor beta activator LRRC32, with product MGSRLWILMLVVHQVSPFRLLAEASPCRVLQDDVDCSSLNFRRIPTQLPAVIRRLDLSQNLLQNLTEQELPASYSSIRHLDLHGNKIQFIQPGLFQDTSRLEVLDLSENSLDLYAALKTHVGPLTSVRRLDLSGNGLFTDMSDYFLSDAPVLANLSLDGNSITKIGRHTFNGSQALTKIDLHNNVIIEIEEGAFESLTGLSELDLSMNSISCITDFNLVQLKTLNLSKNSLTNFQADESDQEFELLYLDLRENKILYFPVLPLRNKLIYLDLSRNLLRSVNCSGPLEELENLKDGGYLLTDHDKPLSLCANQRHQDLPSLLYLDLSYNQLKALPSSFFSSMMALESLNVSNNCLGSFSVEGLNSLKTLDISSNNLQNLSFGGNALAALEVLHLEGNALQTLDADSFARLPSIRSLHLQQNQLSVCSPREGPTGSCVQLSSIPTLRYLYLSENGLLSLPPGSFQGSPLLILDLSQNPGVDVVPSSLSGLESSLCHLSLRGNQLQSLSIDFSLFRNLKSLDLSVNRLTGVSLWSGDSSVESLNLQNNSLVMLASDAVVALQKTLRTLYVGSNPLSCCRNTHLLALLQQNRLYVPDISSATCWITRDSESVEVGVSSVQAEHCESADGKVLWISVIVVLALGLALVLIVTLKHCHSKRHGFNRGIKA from the exons ATGGGGTCGCGTCTCTGGATTCTGATGCTCGTGGTCCATCAGGTCTCGCCGTTCAGACTCCTGGCAGAAGCTTCGCCCTGTCGAGTG CTCCAGGATGACGTCGACTGCAGCAGTCTGAACTTCAGACGGATCCCGACGCAACTTCCGGCCGTCATCCGCCGGCTCGACCTGTCTCAGAACCTCCTGCAGAACCTCACGGAGCAAGAGCTTCCGGCGTCCTACTCCAGCATCCGGCATCTGGACCTTCATGGCAACAAGATCCAGTTCATCCAGCCGGGACTCTTCCAAGACACGAGCCGCCTGGAGGTGCTGGATCTGTCGGAAAACTCGCTGGATCTTTACGCAGCTCTGAAAACACACGTGGGCCCGCTCACGTCCGTGCGGCGTCTGGATTTGTCAGGAAACGGCCTGTTTACGGATATGAGTGATTACTTCCTGAGCGACGCCCCGGTACTTGCCAACCTCTCCTTAGATGGGAACAGCATCACTAAAATAGGCAGACACACATTCAACGGATCTCAGGCTCTGACAAAGATCGACCTACACAACAACGTCATCATTGAGATCGAAGAAGGCGCGTTCGAGTCCTTGACGGGACTCTCCGAACTCGACTTGTCCATGAACTCCATTTCGTGCATCACGGACTTTAACCTCGTTCAGCTCAAAACGCTGAACTTGAGCAAAAACAGCCTGACGAACTTCCAGGCCGACGAGTCGGATCAGGAGTTTGAGCTTCTGTATCTGGACCtgagggaaaacaaaatcctcTACTTCCCCGTCCTCCCCCTGAGGAACAAACTCATATACCTGGACTTGTCCAGAAACCTCTTGAGGAGCGTAAACTGCTCGGGTCCGTTAGAAGAGCTGGAGAACCTGAAGGATGGCGGGTATCTGTTGACCGATCACGACAAACCCCTTTCCCTTTGCGCCAATCAGAGGCACCAGGATCTTCCCAGCTTGCTCTACTTGGACTTGAGCTACAACCAGCTCAAAGCTCTTCCGTCCTCGTTCTTCAGCAGTATGATGGCTCTGGAGAGCCTAAACGTCAGTAATAACTGTTTAGGGAGCTTCAGCGTGGAGGGTCTGAACTCTTTGAAGACTCTGGACATCAGCTCCAACAACCTCCAGAACCTTTCCTTCGGAGGGAACGCGCTGGCCGCGTTGGAGGTTCTTCACTTGGAGGGCAACGCTCTCCAAACTTTAGACGCCGACAGTTTCGCGAGGCTCCCCAGCATCCGGAGCCTTCACCTTCAGCAGAACCAGCTCAGCGTTTGTTCTCCTCGGGAAGGTCCAACTGGCAGCTGTGTCCAACTCTCCTCTATCCCAACCCTGAGGTATCTGTACCTCTCTGAGAACGGGCTGTTGTCGCTTCCGCCGGGGTCGTTCCAAGGCAGCCCGCTGCTCATCCTGGATCTCTCCCAGAATCCCGGCGTGGACGTCGTCCCGTCATCCCTCTCAGGTCTGGAGTCGTCTCTCTGCCATCTTTCCCTGAGAGGAAACCAGCTGCAATCCCTATCCATCGACTTCAGCCTCTTCCGGAACCTGAAGTCCTTGGATCTGTCGGTGAACCGGCTCACGGGCGTCTCTCTGTGGAGCGGAGATTCCTCCGTGGAGTCCTTGAACCTGCAGAACAACAGTTTGGTGATGCTCGCGTCCGACGCCGTCGTCGCTCTGCAGAAAACGCTCCGAACTTTATACGTGGGCTCAAACCCGCTGAGCTGCTGCAGAAACACGCACCTCCTCGCGCTGCTCCAGCAGAACAGACTCTACGTGCCGGACATCTccagcgccacctgctggatCACCAGAGACTCGGAGAGCGTGGAGGTCGGCGTGAGCTCGGTGCAGGCGGAGCACTGCGAGTCGGCGGACGGGAAAGTGTTGTGGATAAGCGTGATCGTGGTGCTGGCGCTGGGACTGGCGCTGGTGTTGATCGTCACATTAAAGCACTGTCACTCGAAGAGGCATGGATTCAACAGAGGCATCAAAGCGTGA